The following coding sequences lie in one Lysobacter capsici genomic window:
- a CDS encoding response regulator has product MDHVDHILVVDDDREIRQMVADYLHKNGLRATVAADGREMRALLDTHAVDLIVLDLMMPGEDGLTLCRNLRAGKHRAIPVVMLTARDDQTDRIIGLEMGADDYVTKPFAARELLARIKAVIRRTRMLPPNLQVTQASRTIAFGRWRLDTTARHLLDPDDTVVALSGAEFRLLHVFLDHANRVLTRDQLLNLTQGRDAEHFERSIDLLVSRLRQRLQDDAREQSYIKTVRSEGYVFSMPVSLLGDGE; this is encoded by the coding sequence ATGGACCACGTAGATCACATCCTGGTCGTCGACGACGATCGCGAGATCCGCCAGATGGTCGCCGACTATCTGCACAAGAACGGCCTGCGCGCCACGGTCGCCGCGGACGGTCGCGAGATGCGCGCCCTGCTCGACACCCACGCGGTCGATCTGATCGTGCTCGACCTGATGATGCCCGGCGAAGACGGCCTGACCCTGTGCCGCAACCTGCGCGCCGGCAAGCACCGCGCGATCCCGGTGGTGATGCTGACCGCGCGCGACGATCAGACCGACCGCATCATCGGCCTGGAGATGGGCGCCGACGACTACGTCACCAAGCCGTTCGCCGCGCGCGAACTGCTGGCGCGGATCAAGGCGGTGATCCGGCGCACGCGCATGCTGCCGCCGAACCTGCAGGTCACCCAGGCCAGCCGCACCATCGCGTTCGGACGCTGGCGCCTGGACACCACCGCGCGCCATCTGCTCGATCCCGACGACACCGTGGTCGCGCTCAGCGGCGCCGAGTTCCGCCTGCTGCACGTGTTCCTCGACCACGCCAATCGCGTGCTCACCCGCGATCAGCTGCTCAACCTCACCCAGGGCCGCGACGCCGAGCACTTCGAACGCTCCATCGATCTGTTGGTGAGCCGCCTGCGCCAGCGCCTGCAGGACGACGCGCGCGAGCAGAGCTACATCAAGACCGTGCGCAGCGAAGGCTATGTGTTCAGCATGCCGGTGAGTCTGCTGGGAGATGGCGAATGA
- a CDS encoding thioredoxin family protein has product MTPLPETAATARVPDSTGRAVWKSIIAGLALCLSAAACTPAAHADAARAVAAPEFAGIARWFNTPALSMAGLRGKVVLVEFWTYSCINCLHVAPHVKQWHERYRDQGLVVIGVHTPEYDEEHSAGNLQAAIERLGIAYPVAQDNAYATWNAYGNRFWPALYLIDRDGRIVYRHYGEGEYEVTDARIRALLAQR; this is encoded by the coding sequence ATGACGCCGTTGCCCGAAACTGCCGCTACCGCACGCGTCCCGGATTCGACCGGTCGCGCCGTATGGAAGTCGATCATCGCCGGCCTGGCGCTGTGCCTGAGCGCCGCGGCCTGCACCCCGGCCGCGCATGCGGACGCGGCGCGCGCCGTCGCCGCGCCGGAATTCGCCGGGATCGCGCGCTGGTTCAACACCCCGGCGCTGAGCATGGCCGGGCTGCGCGGCAAGGTGGTGCTGGTGGAGTTCTGGACCTACTCGTGTATCAACTGCCTGCATGTCGCGCCGCACGTGAAGCAGTGGCACGAGCGCTACCGCGACCAGGGCCTGGTGGTGATCGGCGTGCATACGCCGGAGTACGACGAAGAACACAGCGCGGGCAATCTGCAGGCCGCGATCGAGCGCCTGGGCATCGCGTATCCGGTCGCGCAGGACAACGCCTACGCCACCTGGAACGCTTACGGCAATCGGTTCTGGCCGGCGCTGTACCTGATCGACCGCGACGGCCGCATCGTCTACCGCCATTACGGCGAAGGCGAGTACGAGGTCACCGACGCGCGTATCCGCGCGCTGCTGGCGCAGCGCTGA
- a CDS encoding ferric reductase-like transmembrane domain-containing protein: MNAKSRTLGGWSLFWLIGLSILAMSALILALNPDTTEAVRSVIRATARTSFVLFLIAFVASSLAALVPNELTRGLMRERRYIGLSFAFSHLVHLLAILAYGVLNPQFWPGRSAVTNAPGTVGYVFIALLALTSFRFASRHMTAAAWKRLHTAGIWVIAAIFGYSFFKRIPSMSVLYAIPFSILCAAVAVRLVGKWAQANKRRQARSRSLERTSSFPNALEPSS, translated from the coding sequence ATGAACGCTAAATCCCGAACCCTCGGCGGCTGGTCGCTGTTCTGGCTGATCGGCCTGTCGATCCTGGCGATGTCGGCGCTGATCCTGGCGCTGAACCCCGACACCACCGAAGCGGTGCGGTCGGTGATCCGCGCCACCGCGCGCACCTCGTTCGTCTTGTTCCTGATCGCGTTCGTGGCGTCCTCGCTGGCCGCGCTGGTGCCGAACGAGCTCACCCGCGGGCTGATGCGCGAACGCCGCTACATCGGCCTGTCGTTCGCGTTCTCGCACCTCGTGCATCTGCTGGCGATCCTCGCCTACGGTGTGCTCAATCCGCAGTTCTGGCCCGGCCGCAGCGCCGTGACCAATGCGCCGGGCACCGTGGGTTACGTGTTCATCGCCTTGCTGGCGCTGACCTCGTTTCGCTTCGCCTCGCGCCACATGACCGCGGCGGCGTGGAAGCGCCTGCACACCGCCGGCATCTGGGTGATTGCCGCGATCTTCGGCTACTCGTTCTTCAAGCGCATTCCAAGCATGAGCGTGCTGTATGCGATTCCGTTCTCGATCCTGTGCGCCGCGGTCGCGGTGCGCCTGGTCGGCAAATGGGCGCAGGCCAACAAGCGACGCCAGGCGCGTTCGCGTTCGCTGGAGCGCACCTCGTCCTTCCCCAACGCACTGGAGCCTTCGTCATGA
- a CDS encoding HvfC family RiPP maturation protein: MHETLREQQSVLARHLRDPARHPSPPGIEARRLRVYRELFLGSIESLLAGGFPVIRQTLGDADWSALVRTFYADHRSRTPLFTRIAGEFVEFIETRADAVQLPPWLPELAHYEWVEQALLISDAQPPAHDPDGDLLDGRPLVSPLAMPLAYRWPVLEIGPSHRPKAPPAQVTTLLVHRDRDHQVRFARIAPLVHHLLTSLQSNACRGREHLAALAAQTGGDADELQAQGLHLLRQLHEQGVVLGTCLAKEPSDER, translated from the coding sequence ATGCATGAGACCTTGCGCGAACAGCAATCCGTCCTCGCGCGTCACCTGCGCGACCCGGCCCGCCATCCGTCGCCGCCCGGGATCGAAGCGCGCCGCCTGCGGGTGTACCGCGAATTGTTCCTGGGCTCGATCGAAAGCCTGCTGGCCGGCGGCTTCCCGGTGATCCGCCAAACCCTCGGCGACGCGGACTGGAGCGCGCTGGTGCGGACGTTCTACGCCGACCATCGCAGCCGCACGCCGCTGTTCACCCGCATCGCCGGCGAGTTCGTCGAGTTCATCGAAACCCGCGCAGACGCCGTGCAGCTTCCGCCGTGGCTGCCCGAACTGGCGCATTACGAATGGGTGGAGCAGGCCTTGCTGATCAGCGATGCACAGCCGCCGGCGCACGACCCGGACGGCGATCTGCTCGACGGCCGGCCGCTGGTGTCGCCGCTGGCGATGCCGCTGGCGTACCGCTGGCCGGTGCTGGAGATCGGCCCTTCGCATCGCCCCAAAGCGCCGCCGGCGCAGGTCACCACCTTGCTCGTGCATCGCGACCGCGACCATCAGGTGCGGTTCGCCCGCATCGCGCCGCTGGTCCATCACCTGCTGACCTCGCTGCAGAGCAACGCCTGCCGCGGCCGCGAGCACCTCGCCGCGTTGGCCGCGCAAACCGGCGGCGACGCCGACGAACTTCAGGCCCAGGGCCTGCACCTGCTGCGGCAACTGCACGAGCAGGGCGTGGTCCTGGGTACCTGTCTTGCAAAGGAGCCAAGCGATGAACGCTAA
- a CDS encoding HvfB family MNIO-type RiPP peptide maturase has protein sequence MRTIPSLSAGLGLRRGLLPSLLAMDAAAVDFLEVAPDNWIGVGGRFGEALSELSARFPLSCHGLSLSLGGSEPLDMDLLHATRQFNDRHGIALYSEHLSYCADDGHLYDLMPIPFTDEAIGHVAARIRQVQDVLGRRIAVENVSYYAAPYQALAEIDFIRAVLDEADCDLLLDVNNLYVNAINHGYDAQAFLARLPGERIASYHIAGHYDEAADLKIDTHGAPVKADVWSLLDSAYRRFGVRPTLLERDFNFPPLPELLAETDRIRAMQALHADVAQPEPAHA, from the coding sequence ATGCGTACCATCCCCTCACTGTCCGCCGGGCTCGGCCTGCGCCGCGGCCTGCTGCCGTCGCTGCTGGCGATGGACGCCGCCGCGGTGGATTTCCTTGAAGTCGCGCCGGACAACTGGATCGGCGTGGGCGGCCGCTTCGGCGAAGCGCTGAGCGAACTGTCCGCGCGTTTCCCGTTGAGCTGCCACGGCCTGTCGTTGTCGCTGGGCGGCAGCGAGCCGCTCGACATGGACCTGCTGCACGCCACGCGTCAATTCAACGACCGCCACGGCATCGCCCTGTACAGCGAACACCTGAGCTACTGCGCCGACGACGGCCATCTGTACGACCTGATGCCGATCCCGTTCACCGACGAGGCGATCGGCCACGTCGCCGCACGCATCCGCCAGGTGCAGGACGTGCTCGGCCGGCGCATCGCGGTGGAGAACGTGTCGTACTACGCCGCGCCGTATCAGGCCCTGGCCGAGATCGATTTCATCCGCGCCGTGCTCGACGAAGCCGACTGCGACCTGCTGCTCGACGTCAACAACCTCTACGTCAACGCGATCAACCACGGCTACGACGCGCAGGCGTTCCTCGCGCGACTGCCCGGCGAACGCATCGCCTCGTACCACATCGCCGGCCACTACGACGAAGCGGCCGACCTCAAGATCGACACCCACGGCGCACCGGTCAAGGCCGATGTGTGGTCGTTGCTGGACAGCGCCTACCGCCGCTTCGGCGTGCGCCCGACCTTGCTCGAACGCGATTTCAATTTCCCGCCATTGCCCGAACTGCTGGCCGAGACCGACCGCATCCGCGCGATGCAGGCCTTGCACGCCGACGTGGCGCAACCGGAGCCGGCCCATGCATGA